In one Bacteroidales bacterium genomic region, the following are encoded:
- a CDS encoding DUF3820 family protein yields MEMPFGKYKGRILCDLPVSYLEWLNRKGFPKGKLGVLLQTIYEIKLNGLEYLLKLPK; encoded by the coding sequence ATGGAAATGCCTTTTGGAAAATACAAGGGTCGGATTCTTTGCGATTTGCCTGTTTCTTATCTTGAATGGCTTAACCGTAAAGGCTTCCCGAAAGGAAAACTCGGTGTATTGCTGCAAACAATTTATGAAATCAAGCTCAACGGACTTGAGTATTTGCTCAAGCTGCCAAAATAA
- a CDS encoding hydroxymethylglutaryl-CoA lyase: protein MHKESKGIKITESPRDAMQGLKYFIPTEDKARYINALLKVGFDIIDFGSFVSPKAIPQFSDISELLALLETDGSDTELLAIIGNTRWGETAAAYDIIDWFGFPFSISTTFQKMNLNRTPEESLDTVKSLLEICEKNEKKFRAYLSMAFGNPYHDKWNIDIVAEWILRLNQQGVKHIAISDTVGFSDPEIIAKLFNLIFKEFPSVEFGFHLHTSRKKLHDKIEAAWESGCRNFDSVLTGVGGCPLSGYELVGNLDTADLISFFDHKGVRHGLNNLEMDKAVQIANSVFRPPMPKGNINS from the coding sequence ATGCATAAGGAATCAAAAGGCATCAAAATCACCGAATCCCCACGCGATGCAATGCAGGGTCTGAAATACTTTATCCCAACTGAGGATAAGGCTCGCTACATTAATGCATTGCTGAAAGTGGGATTTGACATTATTGATTTTGGCAGCTTTGTTTCCCCAAAGGCTATTCCCCAGTTCAGTGATATCAGCGAATTACTTGCACTGCTTGAAACTGATGGTTCGGATACAGAATTGCTGGCAATAATCGGTAATACCAGGTGGGGAGAAACCGCAGCAGCTTACGATATCATTGATTGGTTCGGATTTCCTTTTTCTATTTCAACAACTTTCCAGAAAATGAACCTGAACCGTACACCGGAAGAATCGTTGGACACGGTTAAAAGCCTGCTCGAAATCTGCGAGAAAAACGAAAAAAAATTCCGTGCTTATCTTTCCATGGCCTTTGGGAACCCTTATCATGATAAATGGAACATAGATATTGTTGCCGAATGGATTCTCCGTTTGAACCAGCAAGGTGTGAAACATATAGCTATCTCTGATACGGTTGGATTTTCTGACCCCGAAATCATTGCCAAACTATTTAATCTGATTTTCAAAGAATTTCCTTCGGTAGAATTTGGCTTTCACTTGCACACCAGCAGAAAAAAATTGCATGATAAAATTGAAGCTGCCTGGGAATCAGGATGCCGGAATTTTGACAGTGTGCTAACAGGTGTCGGAGGTTGTCCGCTGTCGGGCTATGAGTTGGTTGGAAATCTCGACACTGCTGACCTTATTTCATTCTTCGACCACAAAGGTGTGAGGCATGGCCTCAATAATCTGGAAATGGATAAGGCGGTCCAGATTGCCAATTCTGTATTCAGGCCGCCTATGCCAAAAGGAAATATCAATTCTTAG
- a CDS encoding CoA transferase subunit B gives MSLTKEQIAQRIAQELKDGYYVNLGIGIPTLVANYIPDGMQVTLQSENGILGMGQFPTEAEVDADLINAGKQTVTVVQGASFFDSATSFAMIRGGHVDLTVLGAFEVSEKGDIASWKIPGKMVKGMGGAMDLVASAKNIIVAMQHTSPSGQSKLLKECTLPLTGVACVKKIVSNLAVLEVTSNGFRLLERAPGVSIDEIRNATEGTLIVDGEVGEMEL, from the coding sequence ATGTCATTGACAAAAGAACAAATTGCACAACGCATAGCACAAGAACTAAAAGATGGTTACTATGTGAACCTTGGCATCGGTATTCCTACATTGGTGGCCAATTATATTCCAGATGGAATGCAGGTGACGCTGCAATCAGAAAACGGAATCCTGGGTATGGGGCAATTCCCAACGGAAGCAGAAGTAGATGCCGACCTCATCAATGCCGGAAAACAAACCGTTACCGTAGTACAAGGCGCTTCATTTTTTGATTCGGCTACCAGCTTTGCCATGATCCGTGGCGGTCATGTGGATCTTACAGTGCTAGGAGCTTTTGAGGTTTCAGAAAAAGGTGACATTGCCAGTTGGAAAATCCCCGGCAAAATGGTGAAAGGTATGGGCGGTGCGATGGATCTTGTTGCTTCAGCTAAAAATATCATCGTAGCCATGCAACATACATCACCTTCGGGTCAATCAAAACTGTTGAAAGAATGTACGTTGCCTTTAACTGGTGTGGCGTGCGTGAAAAAGATAGTAAGCAACCTTGCGGTGCTGGAAGTAACTTCTAATGGTTTCCGATTGTTGGAACGCGCTCCCGGTGTCAGCATTGACGAAATCCGCAACGCTACCGAAGGCACGCTCATTGTTGATGGGGAAGTTGGAGAGATGGAACTTTAG
- a CDS encoding MBL fold metallo-hydrolase, which produces MQLYPIETGYFKLDGGTMFGVVPKVIWSKSYPADENNYITLSMRCLLVVDGDRKILVNNGMGNKNKDKNTQYFSLNDDEINLKKSLAEVGFTAEDITDVFLTHLHFDHCGGSVDEDENGNLFPAFPNATYHVSRQQWDWAINPNKREKPSYPPENLLPLKDRLRLFDQDGELFPGFKVKIFNGHTMGQAIPFISYKGKTVVYTSDALPTSAHLPLPYIMSYDIQPLLTLDEKESLLNEAVENDYILFFEHDHYTECCTLEKNPKGAKVKERFNLAELRVG; this is translated from the coding sequence ATGCAACTCTACCCTATCGAAACCGGCTATTTTAAACTTGATGGCGGCACCATGTTCGGCGTGGTTCCCAAAGTCATCTGGAGCAAATCTTATCCTGCTGATGAAAACAACTACATTACGCTGAGCATGCGCTGCCTGCTGGTAGTGGATGGCGATCGCAAAATACTTGTCAACAACGGCATGGGCAACAAGAACAAGGATAAAAACACGCAGTATTTCAGTCTGAACGACGACGAAATCAACCTGAAGAAATCGTTGGCTGAGGTTGGGTTCACAGCGGAAGATATTACCGATGTTTTTCTCACCCACTTGCATTTCGACCATTGCGGAGGCAGCGTGGACGAGGATGAAAATGGAAATCTTTTTCCAGCCTTTCCGAACGCAACCTATCATGTAAGCCGTCAGCAATGGGATTGGGCCATCAATCCAAACAAGCGCGAAAAGCCATCTTATCCTCCTGAGAACCTTTTACCTTTGAAAGATCGCCTGAGATTATTTGATCAGGATGGCGAGCTCTTCCCGGGTTTCAAGGTAAAAATATTCAACGGCCACACCATGGGGCAAGCCATTCCGTTTATCAGCTACAAAGGCAAAACGGTGGTTTATACATCCGATGCCCTGCCCACCTCCGCACATTTGCCCCTGCCGTATATCATGAGCTACGACATTCAGCCCCTGCTTACGCTGGATGAAAAAGAAAGCCTGCTTAACGAAGCGGTTGAAAATGATTACATCCTGTTTTTCGAGCACGACCACTACACCGAATGCTGCACGCTGGAGAAAAACCCGAAAGGAGCGAAGGTGAAGGAAAGGTTTAATTTAGCCGAATTGAGAGTGGGATAA
- a CDS encoding biotin/lipoyl-binding protein, which translates to MNKILIANRGEIACRIIRTARRIGIGTVAVYHALDKDSLHVSQAGEAFSLGDGSLADTYLNIAKLIEIAKLSRCDAVHPGYGFLSENHLFAKACADAGLIFIGPTPEAILLMGNKLQARDFAIKSGLPVAPGYTLKDEHDLPDLNEKDFPFLVKAAAGGGGKGMRIVNNKSEIKEAIISTQREAGNYFGDPTVYIEKFIESPRHIEVQVLGDQHGNAIHLFERECSIQRRYQKIIEESPSVTLTPEKRSEICEAAVKLAKTIGYSNAGTIEFLVDKNLNFYFLEMNTRIQVEHPVTEMVTGYDLVEEQILIAAGQPLRIKQEDVIQKGHAIECRIYAEAPSKDFLPSPGHIHLYREPKGANIRVDSFIAESATITGAFDPMISKLVVWGEDRTKAIDKSIAALNDFIVHGIRSNVDYLRGVLQHPAYRKNEFSTAFCKDHTNAIIEEIKSERKRKNEATVMMAALLFSLENAKQAQSKSIWQQTGYWRHLMQIPIQCDEVICRIKVMSKAKGHYFFMKGNQRFECIVNNINGPLLDLSIDGERLQALISVDSKRHLIVRMHGFDFEVKRADVLTDELVLGASGQGTGRHDDELTSPMPGKVIDVRVKPGDEVEKGDILLIIESMKMENNILAPYKATVESVNVEKGSMVGGAVVLIKLNLKE; encoded by the coding sequence ATGAATAAAATCCTGATTGCCAACCGCGGCGAAATCGCTTGCCGCATCATCCGCACCGCCCGTCGCATAGGAATTGGCACAGTGGCTGTTTATCATGCGCTTGATAAGGATTCGCTCCATGTAAGCCAGGCCGGTGAAGCTTTTTCATTGGGCGATGGTTCGCTGGCCGATACTTATCTGAACATTGCCAAGCTGATTGAGATCGCAAAACTAAGCCGCTGCGATGCCGTTCATCCCGGCTATGGTTTTTTATCAGAGAACCACTTGTTTGCAAAGGCTTGTGCTGATGCCGGTCTCATCTTTATCGGTCCGACCCCGGAGGCAATTCTGCTAATGGGAAATAAACTGCAGGCAAGGGATTTTGCAATCAAATCCGGATTGCCTGTTGCACCCGGATACACCCTGAAAGATGAACATGACCTTCCCGATCTTAACGAGAAAGACTTTCCCTTCCTTGTAAAAGCCGCAGCCGGCGGTGGCGGCAAAGGCATGCGGATCGTAAATAATAAATCAGAGATCAAAGAAGCAATTATTTCCACACAACGTGAAGCAGGTAACTATTTTGGCGATCCTACGGTTTACATTGAGAAATTCATCGAAAGCCCCCGCCATATTGAGGTGCAGGTGCTGGGTGACCAGCATGGCAACGCCATTCATCTTTTCGAACGCGAATGCAGCATCCAACGACGCTACCAAAAAATCATCGAGGAATCTCCATCAGTTACACTTACTCCTGAAAAGCGAAGTGAAATTTGTGAAGCGGCTGTGAAGCTCGCTAAAACCATTGGCTACAGCAACGCCGGCACTATCGAATTCCTGGTGGATAAAAACCTCAATTTTTATTTCCTTGAAATGAATACCCGCATCCAGGTGGAACATCCCGTTACTGAAATGGTTACCGGCTACGACCTGGTTGAAGAGCAGATTCTCATTGCAGCAGGACAACCTTTGCGGATCAAACAGGAAGATGTAATACAAAAAGGCCACGCCATTGAGTGCCGGATTTATGCAGAAGCTCCGTCCAAAGATTTCCTGCCTTCGCCCGGGCATATTCATCTCTATCGCGAACCCAAAGGAGCCAACATCCGTGTTGACAGCTTTATTGCCGAAAGCGCAACCATAACAGGCGCTTTTGATCCGATGATCAGCAAGCTGGTGGTATGGGGAGAGGATCGCACAAAAGCAATTGATAAGAGCATAGCGGCCCTTAATGATTTTATTGTGCATGGCATCCGCTCCAACGTTGATTATCTCAGGGGAGTGTTGCAACATCCCGCATACAGAAAAAATGAGTTCTCCACGGCATTCTGTAAGGATCACACCAATGCTATTATTGAAGAAATTAAATCGGAGAGAAAGCGAAAGAATGAGGCCACAGTAATGATGGCTGCTTTACTTTTTTCACTTGAGAACGCAAAGCAAGCGCAAAGCAAAAGTATATGGCAGCAAACCGGTTACTGGCGCCACCTGATGCAAATTCCTATTCAATGCGATGAAGTGATTTGCAGGATCAAAGTTATGTCAAAAGCCAAGGGCCATTATTTTTTCATGAAGGGAAACCAAAGATTTGAGTGCATTGTTAATAATATCAATGGTCCACTGCTGGATTTGAGCATTGACGGTGAAAGACTTCAGGCTTTGATATCGGTGGACAGCAAACGCCACCTCATTGTTCGCATGCATGGATTTGACTTTGAGGTAAAGCGTGCCGATGTGCTGACCGATGAACTGGTTTTAGGAGCATCAGGTCAGGGAACCGGCCGGCATGATGATGAACTCACCTCGCCCATGCCCGGAAAAGTAATTGATGTGCGTGTGAAACCCGGCGATGAGGTAGAAAAAGGTGATATTTTGCTCATCATCGAATCCATGAAAATGGAAAACAATATCTTAGCCCCTTATAAAGCAACAGTTGAATCCGTGAATGTTGAAAAAGGAAGCATGGTGGGAGGAGCTGTTGTATTGATTAAACTAAATTTAAAAGAATAG
- a CDS encoding four helix bundle protein, translating to MKDKLDEIRFYQLAKELWNEFWEDSEMLIKDIRGREIARQMTKSIGSISANIEEGYGRGTHKEYMYFMKVSSGSARESKGWYERSVKLLGQEIVDKRVNKLDQIIAMETKSIQTLELKLNTR from the coding sequence ATGAAGGATAAATTGGATGAAATCAGGTTTTATCAATTGGCCAAAGAACTCTGGAATGAATTCTGGGAAGATTCTGAAATGCTCATCAAAGACATACGCGGCAGAGAGATAGCAAGGCAAATGACTAAATCAATTGGTTCGATCAGTGCAAACATTGAAGAAGGTTATGGCCGTGGCACACACAAAGAGTATATGTATTTTATGAAAGTTAGTAGTGGTTCTGCCAGAGAATCTAAGGGTTGGTATGAGAGGTCAGTAAAACTTCTGGGTCAGGAAATTGTTGATAAAAGAGTAAATAAACTGGATCAGATTATTGCAATGGAAACCAAATCAATTCAAACACTAGAACTAAAATTGAATACCCGATGA
- a CDS encoding CoA transferase subunit A, protein MNKVVKNAQEAIAGIQDGMTLMLGGFGLCGIPENCITALVEAGVKDLTCISNNAGVDDFGLGLLLQKKQIKKMIASYVGENEEFERQLLSGELEVELIPQGTLAERCRAGGAGIPAFFVPAGYGTEVAEGKEVREFNGKPHVLEQALVADFAIVKAWKGDTMGNLVYKATANNFNQPMAMAGKITIAEVEELVPAGTLDPNFVHTPGIFVQRIFQGVGYEKRIERRTVR, encoded by the coding sequence ATGAATAAAGTAGTTAAAAACGCCCAGGAAGCCATTGCCGGCATTCAGGATGGGATGACCCTGATGCTTGGAGGCTTTGGCTTGTGCGGCATCCCTGAAAATTGCATAACGGCATTGGTTGAAGCCGGAGTTAAAGACCTTACATGTATATCAAACAATGCCGGCGTGGATGATTTCGGGCTGGGATTGTTGCTGCAAAAAAAGCAAATCAAAAAAATGATTGCCTCTTACGTGGGTGAAAATGAAGAGTTTGAGCGCCAATTACTCAGCGGTGAACTTGAAGTAGAGCTTATACCGCAAGGCACGCTGGCCGAACGTTGCCGTGCCGGTGGAGCAGGTATTCCGGCATTTTTCGTTCCGGCAGGCTATGGCACCGAAGTGGCCGAAGGCAAGGAAGTACGCGAATTTAACGGTAAACCCCACGTACTCGAACAGGCGCTTGTTGCTGATTTTGCGATCGTAAAAGCATGGAAAGGTGATACAATGGGCAACCTGGTTTACAAAGCAACTGCCAATAATTTCAATCAGCCCATGGCCATGGCGGGTAAGATCACTATTGCCGAGGTAGAGGAACTGGTTCCTGCTGGAACGCTGGATCCGAACTTCGTTCATACTCCCGGGATTTTCGTACAAAGAATTTTTCAGGGAGTGGGGTATGAGAAGAGGATTGAACGAAGGACGGTTCGTTAA
- a CDS encoding acyl-CoA dehydrogenase family protein, whose protein sequence is MDFNLSEEHKLIRRTVRDFAEREIRPIAKELDEKAEFSMDLTRKMGEIGLFGITAPVEYGGHGMDTLSYIIAVEELARIDGSQAATIAAHNSLGISPLLYYGTEEQKKRYVPQLCTGEKLWAFGLTEPEAGSDSRASKTNARLENGEWIINGSKIFITNGSTEITAGVTVQAITGNTNGKKEFSCFIMEKGTPGYTASPLHGKMMWRASDTAEMFFDECRVPEENLLGKRGEGSKIMLKTLDGGRLSIAAMGLGHAQGAFELALQYSKERKQFGQPISKFQVIAFKLADMAMKIELARTFLYKACWMKDQGMSFGKESAMAKLYCSEIAKEIADEAVQIHGGYGLLKDYEIERHYRDQRLLQIGEGTSEIQRLVISRHIGI, encoded by the coding sequence ATGGATTTTAATTTAAGCGAAGAACACAAATTAATCAGGCGGACCGTGAGGGATTTTGCCGAAAGGGAAATTCGTCCCATTGCAAAGGAACTGGATGAAAAAGCAGAATTCTCCATGGATCTGACCCGGAAAATGGGCGAGATTGGCTTATTCGGCATCACAGCACCTGTTGAATATGGTGGACATGGGATGGACACCTTATCGTACATCATCGCCGTGGAAGAGCTTGCCAGGATTGATGGTTCGCAAGCCGCTACTATTGCCGCTCACAATTCCCTGGGCATAAGTCCACTTTTATACTATGGAACTGAAGAACAAAAGAAACGCTACGTTCCTCAGCTTTGTACCGGTGAAAAGCTCTGGGCATTTGGCCTCACCGAGCCCGAAGCCGGTTCCGATTCACGGGCCAGTAAAACTAACGCCAGGCTTGAAAATGGCGAGTGGATCATCAATGGGTCAAAGATTTTCATTACCAACGGTTCAACTGAAATAACTGCAGGAGTTACTGTGCAAGCGATTACAGGAAACACAAACGGGAAAAAAGAGTTTTCATGCTTCATCATGGAAAAAGGAACGCCCGGCTATACTGCATCACCGCTGCATGGCAAAATGATGTGGCGCGCTTCCGATACCGCCGAGATGTTCTTCGACGAGTGCCGCGTTCCTGAAGAAAACCTTCTGGGCAAACGTGGCGAAGGTTCCAAAATCATGCTCAAAACACTTGATGGCGGTAGACTTTCCATCGCAGCCATGGGATTGGGCCATGCACAAGGCGCGTTCGAATTGGCACTGCAATACTCAAAAGAACGCAAGCAATTCGGTCAACCAATATCAAAATTCCAGGTAATTGCCTTCAAACTTGCAGATATGGCCATGAAGATTGAGCTTGCCCGCACATTCCTCTACAAAGCCTGCTGGATGAAAGATCAGGGCATGTCCTTCGGCAAGGAATCCGCCATGGCAAAACTCTATTGTTCTGAGATCGCCAAAGAAATTGCTGACGAAGCCGTTCAGATCCACGGTGGCTATGGGCTTCTCAAAGATTATGAGATTGAACGTCATTACCGCGATCAGCGTTTGCTGCAAATCGGTGAAGGAACTTCGGAGATACAGCGGTTGGTGATTTCGAGGCACATTGGGATTTGA
- a CDS encoding mannose-1-phosphate guanylyltransferase yields the protein MNHNNFCVIMAGGVGARFWPMSKTARPKQFIDILGTGETLIQTTFNRFRKICPSENIYIVTSEEYRDLVKQQLPQVTDEQVLGEPMRRNTAPCIAYANFKIFNKNPEANIVVAPSDHIILKEDKFTEAILAGLDATANNDWLLTLGIQPTRPDTGYGYIQFDDNSTYDSRISKVKTFTEKPQLDLAISFLKSGDFLWNSGIFIWSLKGIMKAFDKYLPEVSDIFKEGNGKYDTPEENDFISRAYALVKNISIDYGVMEKAGNVFVLSADLGWSDLGTWGSLYENRPKDKNGNAIVGSHVMAYDIKNCIVNMPKDKLVVLQGLEDYIVVEDDHVLLVCRKQDEQEIRRFVNDVKVEKGEGFV from the coding sequence ATGAACCATAACAACTTCTGTGTAATCATGGCGGGTGGTGTTGGCGCCCGTTTCTGGCCAATGAGCAAGACAGCACGTCCCAAACAATTTATTGATATTCTTGGAACCGGCGAAACCCTGATACAAACTACCTTCAACCGGTTCAGAAAAATCTGCCCTTCGGAAAATATCTATATCGTAACGAGTGAAGAATATCGCGATCTGGTTAAACAACAATTGCCACAAGTTACTGATGAACAGGTATTGGGCGAACCCATGCGCCGCAACACTGCACCATGCATTGCTTACGCCAACTTTAAAATCTTTAATAAGAACCCCGAGGCCAATATCGTGGTTGCACCCTCGGATCACATTATATTGAAAGAAGATAAATTCACAGAAGCAATACTTGCGGGATTGGATGCTACAGCCAATAACGATTGGCTGCTTACCCTCGGCATACAACCCACCCGGCCCGATACTGGATATGGCTACATTCAGTTTGACGATAACAGCACGTATGACAGTCGCATCTCAAAAGTCAAAACATTTACCGAGAAACCTCAACTCGACCTGGCCATTTCGTTTTTGAAAAGCGGTGATTTTCTCTGGAATTCAGGAATATTTATCTGGAGCCTGAAAGGTATCATGAAAGCTTTTGATAAATACCTCCCTGAAGTGAGTGATATTTTTAAAGAAGGCAATGGCAAGTACGACACACCCGAAGAAAATGACTTTATCTCAAGAGCTTACGCACTTGTAAAAAACATTTCAATTGACTATGGCGTGATGGAAAAAGCTGGAAATGTGTTTGTTCTTTCAGCCGATCTGGGCTGGTCTGATCTCGGCACCTGGGGTTCATTATATGAGAACCGCCCGAAAGATAAAAACGGCAATGCCATAGTTGGTAGTCACGTTATGGCTTACGATATCAAAAACTGCATTGTGAATATGCCTAAAGATAAACTTGTTGTACTTCAGGGACTTGAAGATTATATTGTTGTTGAAGACGACCATGTACTTTTGGTTTGCCGTAAACAGGACGAGCAGGAGATCCGCCGCTTTGTGAACGATGTAAAGGTTGAAAAAGGGGAGGGGTTTGTGTAG
- a CDS encoding methylcrotonoyl-CoA carboxylase: MILFLYINLHRNQQLLTSLALYRIESNISPTSATFAENRKAYLQVLNDYRQTLEDVTNGAPEKAVKLHRERGKLLARERIDLLVDPGTPFLELSPLAAYGMYENEFPSAGIVTGIGVIQGRETVIIANDATVKGGTYVKETIRKHIRTQEIAMQNHLPTVYLVDSGGVFLPQQSEVFPDRDHFGRFFYNQARMSAAGIPQIAIVMGSCTAGGAYVPAMCDETIIVGKQGTIFIGGPPLVKAATGEEVSAEELGGADVHTSISGVADHYAVNDHHALRICRNIFSTLKVPQRQILDIATPEDPYYDPKELYGILPVDLRKAVDSRELISRVVDGSRFHEFKARYATTLVTGFANIMGFPVGIIANNGVLFSESALKGAHFVELCATRNIPLIFLQNITGFIVGKEYEHRGIARDGAKMVNAVANANVPKFTIVFGGSFGAGNYAMAGRAYEPRLLFMYPNSKISVMGGEQAAQVLISVKKDQLQSKGKEFPLDEETKLKQNILDKYEHEGSAYFSTARLWDDGIIDPVDTRKILAMGISMSLNRKFEETNYGVFRM, from the coding sequence ATGATCTTGTTTCTTTACATTAACTTGCATCGTAATCAACAACTTTTAACATCATTAGCCTTGTACCGAATAGAATCCAACATAAGCCCCACCTCTGCTACTTTTGCTGAGAACCGTAAGGCTTACCTTCAGGTGCTGAACGATTACCGTCAGACCCTCGAAGATGTTACCAACGGCGCGCCTGAGAAAGCTGTGAAACTTCACCGCGAACGTGGCAAATTGCTTGCCCGCGAACGCATTGACCTGCTTGTTGACCCCGGAACACCTTTCCTGGAATTGTCGCCGCTGGCGGCTTATGGCATGTACGAAAATGAGTTTCCTTCGGCGGGCATCGTCACCGGCATTGGGGTCATACAAGGCCGTGAAACGGTGATTATAGCCAACGATGCCACCGTGAAAGGCGGCACTTATGTTAAAGAAACCATCCGCAAGCATATTCGCACTCAGGAGATAGCCATGCAAAACCATTTGCCCACGGTTTACCTGGTGGATTCCGGTGGCGTATTCCTTCCCCAGCAATCCGAAGTTTTTCCTGATCGTGACCACTTTGGCCGTTTTTTCTATAACCAGGCCAGGATGAGTGCGGCAGGCATTCCGCAGATCGCTATCGTAATGGGAAGCTGTACAGCTGGAGGCGCCTATGTTCCGGCAATGTGCGACGAAACCATCATCGTGGGCAAACAGGGAACTATTTTTATTGGCGGGCCTCCGCTGGTAAAAGCCGCCACAGGAGAGGAAGTCAGCGCCGAAGAACTGGGTGGCGCTGATGTGCACACTTCCATTTCAGGCGTTGCCGATCACTATGCTGTGAACGATCACCATGCCTTACGTATCTGCCGCAATATTTTTTCAACCCTGAAAGTTCCGCAGCGGCAGATTTTAGATATTGCCACTCCGGAAGACCCTTACTACGACCCCAAAGAACTTTATGGAATCCTTCCTGTAGATCTGCGAAAAGCAGTTGATTCCAGGGAGCTGATCTCCCGTGTGGTGGATGGCAGCCGCTTCCATGAGTTCAAAGCCCGCTATGCAACAACTCTTGTTACCGGGTTCGCCAATATCATGGGTTTCCCGGTGGGGATCATTGCAAATAATGGTGTCCTTTTTTCTGAATCGGCGCTGAAGGGTGCGCACTTTGTGGAGCTTTGTGCCACGCGCAATATCCCTTTAATCTTTCTGCAGAACATCACAGGATTTATTGTCGGGAAAGAATACGAACACAGGGGAATCGCCAGGGACGGCGCCAAGATGGTTAATGCAGTTGCGAATGCGAACGTGCCCAAATTCACGATAGTTTTCGGCGGTTCGTTTGGCGCTGGAAACTACGCCATGGCAGGGCGTGCCTACGAACCCCGCTTGCTTTTCATGTATCCGAACTCAAAGATCTCCGTAATGGGTGGTGAGCAGGCAGCACAAGTTTTAATTTCGGTCAAAAAAGATCAATTACAGTCTAAAGGAAAAGAGTTCCCACTTGATGAAGAAACCAAATTGAAACAGAATATATTAGACAAATACGAACACGAAGGCTCGGCTTATTTCAGCACAGCGCGTTTGTGGGACGACGGCATCATTGATCCCGTTGACACACGTAAAATCCTTGCCATGGGCATTTCCATGTCGCTAAACCGCAAATTTGAAGAAACCAATTATGGTGTTTTCCGCATGTAA
- a CDS encoding DUF433 domain-containing protein: MEKLINRISSHPDICNGKPVIRGIRISVSTILEYLAAGETPENILAAYPVLEPDDIRACLTFVC; the protein is encoded by the coding sequence ATGGAAAAACTGATTAACAGAATAAGCAGCCATCCGGATATTTGCAACGGAAAGCCAGTTATCAGGGGCATACGGATTAGTGTTTCAACCATCCTTGAGTACCTTGCTGCTGGCGAAACCCCGGAAAACATACTTGCTGCCTACCCGGTTCTGGAGCCTGATGATATCAGAGCCTGTCTGACATTTGTATGCTGA
- a CDS encoding enoyl-CoA hydratase/isomerase family protein, producing the protein MFYQTLLLESANNIATIWLNRPEVHNAFNDLTISELAAVLKELEKDDALRVVVIRGKGKSFCAGADLNWMKAVKDYSYDENYQDSLNLCRLLYNIYTFPKPVIAVVHGSAIGGANGLLAACDIAICEENTTFSLSEVKIGLIPACISPYVIKRVGEPIARELMLTGKRIKGPEAEKHKLVNRSLPESELENYLNETLNLLLSSGPKAVENCKKLIFDVVNTWTLDQTIENTATLIAKQRLSDEAQEGMIAFLEKRKPVWNVV; encoded by the coding sequence ATGTTTTACCAAACCCTTCTCCTCGAATCCGCCAACAACATCGCCACCATCTGGCTAAACCGCCCCGAGGTGCATAATGCCTTCAACGATTTAACCATCAGTGAGCTTGCGGCTGTACTCAAAGAACTTGAAAAAGATGATGCATTGCGTGTTGTTGTGATCCGTGGCAAAGGAAAATCATTCTGTGCAGGTGCCGATCTCAACTGGATGAAAGCTGTTAAAGACTACAGTTATGATGAAAATTACCAGGACAGCCTGAACCTCTGCCGGCTCTTATACAACATTTACACTTTCCCAAAACCAGTAATTGCCGTTGTTCACGGATCAGCCATTGGCGGAGCAAACGGCTTGCTTGCAGCCTGCGATATTGCTATTTGCGAGGAAAACACAACATTCTCGCTAAGCGAAGTAAAAATTGGTTTAATACCAGCTTGCATTTCTCCTTACGTGATTAAACGTGTGGGCGAACCCATCGCACGGGAATTAATGCTGACCGGAAAGCGCATCAAAGGACCGGAAGCTGAAAAGCACAAATTGGTTAACCGTTCTCTGCCCGAAAGTGAACTGGAGAACTACCTGAACGAAACCCTCAACCTTCTTCTCTCCTCCGGGCCAAAAGCCGTTGAGAACTGCAAGAAACTTATCTTTGATGTGGTGAACACCTGGACTTTGGATCAAACCATAGAAAACACCGCTACACTGATTGCAAAACAAAGGCTGAGCGATGAAGCGCAGGAAGGAATGATTGCCTTTTTAGAAAAACGAAAACCAGTTTGGAATGTGGTATAA